The following are from one region of the Simiduia agarivorans SA1 = DSM 21679 genome:
- the infB gene encoding translation initiation factor IF-2: protein MAEVTVSELAESVGAPVERLLKQMQEAGLKHKKADELVSDDEKQTLLRHLKSSHGEDVSEPKKITLKRKTTTTLKTGSGASRKTVNVEVRKKRTYVKRDPAELAAAAEAEAEAATVNAEAEAAEQAAKAAAEKAKAEAEAAAKAKAEADAAAAAAAKAAETKQAEAPASIASHRLDDMEERRIAALETRRKQEEEDRKKQEELEAKRREEEELRQQRADAEAKAKKEEETKGKHGQAPKKAARNLDVDDGEEAGRHTKKAGHRASKKAAPAAPKKGARIDLAHLDELEDELAQPRRARASLKLSNKHGFKKPTQKQILEVELPPLITVSELASRMNIKVNELIKRMMKMGVMATLNDSLDQETSQLIVEEMGHTFRLKSDNELEEALQQSITHEGEMVHRAPVVTVMGHVDHGKTSLLDYIRKAKVAAGEAGGITQHIGAYRVSTKMGEITFLDTPGHAAFTAMRARGAQATDVVILVVAADDGVMPQTIEAIQHSKAAGVPIVVAINKCDKEAADPDRVKNELVQHEVIPEDWGGDTQFVHVSAHTGQGVDELLESISLQAEILELQAPADVPAKGVVVESRVDKGRGAVATVLIQEGTLRQGDMLLAGQTYGRVRAMTNEHGQQVKEAGPSTPVEILGLNNAPGAGEDFAVVPDERKAREVAEHRAEKERSEKLQRQQAAKLENMFANMGADEKKILSVVVKTDVRGSLEAIISSLADIGNEEVQVNVVSSGVGGITESDVNLALATGAIVIGFNVRADAGTRRLAEGEGVEIRYYSIIYQLLDEVRSALAGMLAPERVEEIVGIADVREVFRSPKFGQVAGCMVTEGTVYRNKPIRVLRDNVVIFEGELESLRRFKDDVKEVRSGMECGIGVKNYDVKVGDQIEVFDVKEVAREL from the coding sequence ATGGCTGAAGTAACTGTAAGCGAACTCGCCGAATCAGTCGGAGCTCCCGTAGAACGTCTGCTCAAGCAGATGCAGGAAGCTGGCCTGAAACACAAGAAGGCGGATGAGCTGGTCTCTGACGACGAAAAACAAACCCTGCTGCGCCATTTGAAAAGCAGCCACGGTGAAGACGTCTCCGAGCCCAAGAAAATTACCCTGAAGCGCAAAACCACTACGACCCTGAAAACCGGTTCGGGTGCATCGCGCAAAACCGTGAACGTAGAAGTGCGCAAGAAACGCACCTATGTGAAACGTGATCCGGCTGAGTTGGCTGCGGCGGCAGAGGCGGAAGCCGAAGCGGCGACGGTTAACGCTGAGGCCGAGGCTGCCGAGCAAGCGGCAAAAGCCGCTGCAGAGAAAGCCAAGGCGGAAGCTGAAGCGGCGGCGAAAGCCAAGGCCGAAGCCGATGCAGCGGCTGCAGCAGCTGCTAAAGCTGCCGAAACCAAGCAGGCTGAAGCACCGGCTTCAATCGCGAGTCATCGCCTGGACGACATGGAAGAGCGCCGCATAGCTGCGCTGGAAACCCGTCGCAAGCAGGAAGAGGAAGATCGCAAGAAGCAGGAAGAACTCGAGGCTAAACGCCGCGAGGAAGAAGAGCTGCGTCAGCAGCGTGCCGACGCCGAAGCCAAGGCCAAGAAAGAAGAAGAGACCAAAGGCAAGCACGGTCAGGCACCGAAAAAAGCGGCCCGCAATCTAGACGTTGACGATGGCGAAGAAGCTGGCCGCCACACCAAGAAAGCCGGTCACCGCGCGTCCAAAAAGGCGGCACCTGCGGCACCTAAGAAAGGTGCACGCATCGATCTGGCCCATCTGGACGAATTGGAAGATGAGTTGGCGCAACCGCGTCGCGCCCGTGCCTCGTTGAAATTGTCTAACAAGCACGGCTTCAAAAAACCAACACAGAAGCAAATTTTGGAAGTTGAATTACCCCCACTGATTACCGTCAGTGAATTAGCCAGCCGCATGAACATCAAAGTCAATGAGCTGATCAAGCGCATGATGAAGATGGGCGTGATGGCCACGCTGAACGATTCACTGGACCAGGAAACCTCTCAGCTGATTGTTGAGGAAATGGGCCACACCTTCCGCCTGAAGAGTGATAACGAGCTGGAAGAAGCACTGCAGCAGTCCATCACTCACGAAGGTGAGATGGTACACCGTGCGCCGGTGGTTACTGTGATGGGTCACGTTGACCACGGCAAAACCTCGCTGCTCGACTACATCCGTAAAGCCAAAGTGGCCGCGGGTGAAGCCGGTGGTATTACCCAGCATATCGGTGCTTACCGTGTGTCCACCAAGATGGGAGAAATCACCTTTCTGGATACCCCGGGTCACGCGGCTTTTACCGCCATGCGTGCACGCGGTGCCCAGGCCACGGACGTGGTGATTCTGGTGGTGGCTGCCGACGACGGTGTGATGCCGCAAACCATTGAAGCGATCCAGCACTCCAAAGCCGCTGGTGTACCGATCGTGGTTGCCATTAACAAGTGTGACAAAGAAGCCGCCGATCCTGACCGCGTGAAGAATGAATTGGTTCAGCACGAAGTGATCCCGGAAGATTGGGGTGGCGATACCCAGTTTGTGCACGTATCCGCGCACACCGGTCAGGGCGTTGATGAACTTTTGGAATCTATTTCCCTGCAGGCAGAAATCCTGGAGCTGCAAGCACCGGCCGATGTCCCGGCAAAAGGCGTGGTGGTGGAATCGCGTGTGGACAAAGGCCGCGGTGCCGTTGCTACTGTGCTGATTCAGGAAGGTACCTTGCGTCAGGGCGATATGTTGTTGGCCGGCCAGACCTATGGTCGCGTGCGCGCCATGACCAACGAACACGGTCAGCAGGTGAAAGAAGCCGGTCCATCTACGCCGGTGGAAATTCTGGGTCTGAACAACGCGCCCGGTGCCGGCGAAGATTTCGCCGTGGTGCCGGACGAGCGCAAAGCCCGTGAAGTGGCCGAGCATCGCGCGGAGAAAGAGCGCTCCGAAAAACTGCAGCGTCAGCAGGCCGCCAAGCTGGAAAACATGTTTGCCAACATGGGCGCAGACGAGAAGAAGATTCTGTCTGTGGTGGTCAAAACCGACGTGCGCGGTTCACTCGAAGCGATCATCAGTTCACTGGCTGACATCGGCAACGAAGAAGTTCAGGTCAACGTGGTGTCGTCCGGTGTGGGTGGTATCACAGAGAGTGATGTGAACCTGGCGTTGGCGACCGGTGCGATTGTGATCGGTTTTAACGTGCGTGCCGATGCCGGCACCCGTCGACTGGCCGAAGGTGAGGGCGTGGAAATCCGTTACTACAGCATTATTTATCAGCTGTTGGACGAAGTCCGTTCCGCTCTGGCCGGTATGCTGGCGCCTGAACGCGTGGAAGAGATTGTGGGTATTGCCGATGTGCGCGAAGTCTTCCGCTCACCCAAGTTCGGTCAGGTGGCCGGCTGTATGGTGACGGAAGGTACTGTGTATCGTAACAAGCCTATCCGCGTTCTGCGTGACAATGTGGTGATCTTTGAAGGCGAGCTGGAATCCCTGCGTCGCTTTAAAGATGACGTGAAAGAAGTCCGCTCCGGTATGGAATGCGGTATCGGTGTTAAGAACTACGACGTGAAGGTGGGAGACCAGATCGAAGTGTTCGATGTGAAAGAGGTTGCGCGCGAACTGTAA
- the tpiA gene encoding triose-phosphate isomerase: MRRSLVMGNWKMNGSLAANQVLLEALLAKWQGVHKAEVAVAPVSLHLAQVGQLLSGSNIQLAAQDASAHASGAFTGEVAAAMLSELDCRYVIVGHSERRQYHAESSELVAKKAKAVLAEGMVPVVCVGETLSERDAGQTLAVISEQLSPVIALFGASLAQIVVAYEPVWAIGTGKTATPEQAQAVHAFIRDQLGAAGEQVRILYGGSVKPANAEALFAKTDIDGALVGGAALKADDFYAICRAAD; encoded by the coding sequence ATGCGACGTTCCCTGGTGATGGGCAACTGGAAGATGAACGGCAGTCTGGCTGCCAATCAGGTGCTGCTTGAGGCGCTCCTGGCTAAATGGCAGGGTGTGCACAAAGCTGAAGTCGCGGTCGCGCCTGTGTCGTTGCACTTGGCACAAGTCGGTCAGCTGCTGAGCGGCAGTAATATCCAGTTAGCCGCGCAAGATGCCAGCGCACATGCGAGTGGGGCGTTTACCGGTGAGGTTGCGGCCGCCATGTTGTCGGAACTCGATTGTCGCTATGTGATCGTCGGCCACTCCGAGCGCAGGCAATATCATGCAGAGTCCAGTGAGCTGGTCGCCAAAAAGGCGAAAGCGGTGCTTGCTGAAGGCATGGTGCCGGTGGTTTGTGTAGGCGAGACGCTGTCTGAGCGCGACGCCGGCCAGACTCTCGCAGTCATCAGCGAGCAGCTGTCACCGGTGATTGCATTGTTTGGTGCGTCGCTGGCGCAAATTGTTGTGGCGTATGAGCCCGTATGGGCAATTGGCACAGGTAAAACGGCGACGCCCGAGCAGGCCCAGGCAGTGCACGCGTTCATTCGCGACCAATTGGGCGCTGCAGGCGAGCAGGTCAGAATTTTATACGGCGGCAGTGTCAAGCCGGCCAATGCCGAGGCGCTGTTTGCCAAGACGGATATAGACGGTGCGCTGGTTGGTGGCGCAGCGCTCAAAGCAGATGACTTTTACGCCATTTGCCGGGCGGCCGATTGA
- the truB gene encoding tRNA pseudouridine(55) synthase TruB produces the protein MGRRAKGRPVSGVLVLNKPTGISSNLALQKAKRLFYVAKAGHTGSLDPLATGVLPLCFGESTKFSQFLLDADKGYDATIRLGERTDSSDSDGELVEKTDASHITEAQVAKALEAFRGQIQQVPSMFSALKKDGQPLYKLAREGVEVEREARTVTVYALELLDFRPGDVAEVDISVKCSKGTYIRSIAEDLGQALAVGGHISRLHRTQAGPFTDAQAVTLEALAEERGEGLAEVLDHHLLPVDAPVASLPELALIADSAYYFRRGNPVMDARAFALGGVGDMVRVFDDTEQFLGIGELTDDGMVAPKRLVATVSTPEG, from the coding sequence ATGGGTCGACGCGCAAAAGGCCGCCCGGTAAGCGGCGTATTGGTATTGAACAAGCCCACGGGCATCTCGTCCAACCTTGCCCTGCAGAAAGCCAAGCGGTTATTTTACGTGGCCAAAGCCGGCCACACCGGCAGCCTTGATCCCCTGGCGACCGGTGTTCTGCCCCTGTGTTTTGGTGAATCCACCAAGTTTTCCCAGTTTCTGCTCGATGCCGATAAAGGCTACGACGCCACTATTCGCCTGGGTGAACGCACCGACAGTTCCGACAGCGATGGCGAATTGGTAGAAAAGACCGATGCTTCCCACATCACCGAAGCACAGGTCGCCAAAGCGTTGGAGGCCTTCCGGGGGCAAATCCAGCAGGTGCCCTCCATGTTTTCGGCGCTGAAGAAAGACGGCCAGCCGTTGTATAAGTTGGCGCGTGAAGGCGTGGAAGTGGAGCGGGAAGCCCGTACTGTAACGGTTTACGCATTGGAATTGCTCGATTTCAGACCCGGTGACGTGGCCGAGGTGGATATCAGCGTCAAGTGCTCCAAGGGCACCTATATACGCTCCATTGCAGAAGATCTGGGGCAGGCACTGGCGGTGGGTGGCCATATCAGCCGTTTACACCGTACCCAGGCGGGGCCTTTTACCGATGCCCAGGCCGTGACGCTGGAGGCCTTGGCCGAAGAGCGTGGTGAAGGGTTGGCCGAAGTGCTGGATCACCATCTTTTACCGGTCGATGCCCCGGTGGCCAGCCTGCCTGAACTGGCGCTGATTGCCGACTCAGCCTACTATTTTCGCCGTGGTAACCCGGTAATGGACGCGCGGGCCTTTGCCTTGGGCGGGGTTGGTGATATGGTGCGTGTCTTCGACGATACTGAACAATTTTTAGGCATCGGCGAATTGACCGATGACGGCATGGTCGCGCCCAAGCGACTGGTGGCCACAGTTTCGACGCCTGAAGGCTGA
- the secG gene encoding preprotein translocase subunit SecG yields MEQIIIVVHVLAALAIIGLILLQQGKGAEAGASFGGGASQTVFGSQGGGNFFTRMTAIFSVIFFATSFGLAIVAKNQAEISSSAGIPAVVEQSAPVDGGEVPSVQQESSEVPEVPEQ; encoded by the coding sequence ATGGAACAGATTATTATTGTGGTTCACGTGCTGGCGGCACTGGCCATCATCGGCCTGATCCTGCTGCAGCAGGGTAAAGGCGCAGAGGCAGGGGCTTCCTTTGGCGGCGGCGCGTCTCAGACGGTATTCGGCAGTCAGGGCGGTGGTAACTTTTTTACCCGCATGACCGCGATATTTTCGGTGATTTTCTTTGCTACCAGCTTTGGTCTGGCCATTGTTGCCAAAAACCAGGCTGAGATCTCATCCAGCGCGGGTATTCCGGCAGTGGTTGAGCAGTCTGCACCGGTAGATGGCGGAGAAGTACCTTCAGTTCAACAGGAATCTTCGGAAGTACCAGAAGTTCCTGAGCAGTAA
- the rimP gene encoding ribosome maturation factor RimP, which translates to MTAKHDALEAMVIPVVEAMGCEFWGMEYLSQGRNATLRIFIEKEGGVQLEDCEKVSRQVSAVMDVEDPIAGEYTLEVSSPGMDRPLYTLAHYARFAGEKVELRLRVPFDGRRKFSGLIVGVEGDEVVVRVDNEEFLFTVDSIEKANIVPQF; encoded by the coding sequence ATGACAGCAAAACACGATGCGCTCGAAGCTATGGTGATCCCGGTGGTTGAGGCCATGGGGTGCGAATTCTGGGGGATGGAATATCTGTCTCAGGGTCGCAATGCCACGCTGCGTATTTTTATTGAAAAAGAAGGCGGCGTGCAGCTTGAAGACTGTGAAAAAGTCAGTCGCCAGGTCAGTGCAGTGATGGATGTAGAAGACCCTATTGCCGGTGAATATACCCTTGAGGTGTCATCGCCCGGGATGGATCGTCCGCTCTACACGCTGGCGCACTATGCGCGTTTTGCTGGCGAAAAAGTCGAGCTACGTTTGCGGGTGCCGTTTGATGGCCGTCGCAAATTTTCGGGGCTTATCGTTGGCGTGGAAGGTGACGAAGTGGTCGTCCGCGTCGATAACGAAGAATTTTTATTTACTGTTGATTCAATTGAAAAGGCTAACATCGTTCCGCAATTCTGA
- the nusA gene encoding transcription termination factor NusA, producing the protein MNKEILLVAEAVSNEKGVDRGVIFEAIETALATATKKRYEEDSDIRVVIDRKDGSYETYRRWLVVDDDTLAELGTQFTLEEAHEVDPNLKAGDVYEEQVENVEFGRIAAQTAKQVIVQKVREAERAQIVEEYRHRIGELVNGTVKKVTRDAVIVDLGNNAEGLLPRDQLVGREVFRMNDRVRALLLDVRPDARGPQLYLSRSCPEMLIELFKIEVPEISEEVIEIKGAARDPGSRAKIAVKTNDGRIDPVGACVGMRGSRVQAVSNELGNERVDIVLWDDNPAQFVINAMSPAEIESIVVDEDTESMDVAVEEDNLAQAIGRGGQNVRLASELTGWTINVMSIDDWNSKQQEESGNFVEVFMNALDVDEEVAEVLVEEGFTTLEEVAYVPLEEMLAIDGFDEDIAEELRARAKDALLTQALATEEKLDTEPAQDLLTMEGMDKHTAYLLAAAGVISMEDLAEQSVDDLLDIEGMDEERAAALIMKAREPWFADETDSADEQ; encoded by the coding sequence ATGAATAAAGAGATTTTGCTGGTTGCCGAGGCGGTGTCCAACGAAAAAGGCGTAGACCGTGGCGTGATTTTTGAGGCCATTGAGACTGCGTTGGCAACTGCCACCAAAAAGCGCTACGAAGAAGACTCGGATATCCGCGTTGTGATCGACCGCAAAGATGGCAGCTACGAAACCTATCGCCGCTGGTTGGTTGTTGACGACGACACCCTGGCCGAATTGGGCACACAGTTCACGTTGGAAGAAGCCCACGAAGTGGACCCCAACCTGAAAGCCGGTGATGTGTACGAAGAGCAGGTTGAAAACGTTGAGTTTGGTCGCATCGCAGCCCAAACCGCTAAGCAGGTTATTGTGCAGAAAGTGCGCGAAGCCGAACGTGCACAAATCGTTGAGGAATACCGTCACCGCATTGGTGAGCTGGTCAACGGCACCGTTAAAAAAGTGACCCGCGATGCGGTGATTGTGGATTTGGGTAACAACGCTGAAGGCCTGTTGCCTCGCGATCAGCTGGTGGGACGTGAAGTCTTCCGCATGAACGACCGTGTGCGTGCGTTACTGTTGGATGTGCGGCCTGATGCCCGCGGTCCCCAGCTGTACCTGAGCCGTTCCTGCCCGGAAATGCTGATTGAGCTGTTCAAGATTGAAGTGCCCGAGATTTCCGAGGAAGTGATCGAGATCAAAGGCGCTGCCCGCGACCCGGGTTCACGCGCCAAAATCGCGGTGAAAACCAACGACGGCCGTATTGACCCTGTCGGCGCCTGCGTGGGTATGCGTGGTTCTCGTGTACAGGCTGTGTCGAACGAATTGGGTAATGAGCGCGTTGATATCGTGCTTTGGGATGATAACCCGGCGCAATTTGTGATCAACGCCATGTCGCCGGCTGAAATCGAATCCATTGTGGTGGATGAAGATACTGAGTCCATGGACGTGGCGGTTGAAGAAGACAATCTGGCCCAGGCCATTGGTCGTGGTGGTCAGAATGTTCGCCTGGCGTCCGAGCTGACTGGCTGGACCATCAATGTCATGAGCATTGATGACTGGAATTCCAAGCAGCAGGAAGAGTCCGGTAACTTTGTTGAAGTGTTCATGAACGCACTGGATGTGGATGAAGAAGTCGCTGAAGTGCTGGTGGAAGAAGGCTTCACCACGCTGGAAGAAGTGGCTTATGTGCCTCTGGAAGAAATGTTGGCTATCGATGGCTTCGACGAAGATATTGCCGAAGAGTTGCGTGCTCGCGCCAAAGATGCGCTGCTGACCCAGGCGCTGGCCACAGAAGAGAAACTGGATACCGAGCCGGCACAGGACCTGCTCACAATGGAAGGCATGGATAAGCACACGGCTTATCTGCTGGCAGCTGCTGGCGTAATTTCAATGGAAGATCTGGCCGAACAATCGGTAGACGATCTTTTGGATATTGAAGGAATGGATGAGGAGCGCGCCGCCGCTCTGATCATGAAAGCGCGTGAACCCTGGTTTGCCGATGAGACAGACAGCGCGGACGAGCAATAA
- the rpsO gene encoding 30S ribosomal protein S15, with product MALSAVEKADIVKEYQQAEGDTGSPEVQVALLTHNINKLQGHFADNKKDHHSRRGLIRMVNQRRKLLDYLKGKNAERYTVLIKKLGLRR from the coding sequence ATGGCACTGAGTGCAGTAGAAAAAGCGGACATCGTTAAAGAGTATCAGCAGGCCGAAGGCGACACAGGTTCGCCGGAAGTGCAGGTTGCCCTGCTGACCCACAACATCAACAAGTTGCAGGGTCACTTTGCTGACAACAAAAAAGATCACCACTCACGTCGTGGTCTGATCCGCATGGTTAACCAGCGTCGTAAGCTGCTGGATTACCTCAAGGGCAAAAACGCCGAGCGTTACACTGTCCTGATTAAGAAACTCGGCCTGCGTCGCTAA
- the rbfA gene encoding 30S ribosome-binding factor RbfA, with amino-acid sequence MAREFKRTDRVGDALQRSISQFIQHEIRDPRIGMVNVNDVEVTRDFAFAKVYVTFVGRETDAECKAALDVLNKASGFLRTLVAKDLDLRTTPKLQFIYDNTTVRGNALASLIEKAVSDDKARHQDESED; translated from the coding sequence ATGGCACGCGAATTTAAACGCACCGACCGGGTAGGCGACGCGCTCCAGCGTTCCATCTCGCAATTCATTCAGCACGAAATCCGCGATCCCCGTATTGGCATGGTCAATGTGAACGACGTGGAAGTGACGCGCGATTTTGCTTTTGCCAAGGTGTACGTGACCTTTGTCGGGCGCGAAACCGACGCCGAGTGCAAAGCAGCCCTGGACGTGCTCAATAAAGCGTCTGGTTTTCTGCGCACCCTGGTGGCGAAAGACCTGGATCTGCGCACCACGCCCAAGCTGCAATTTATTTATGACAATACCACCGTGCGTGGCAACGCCCTGGCCAGCCTGATTGAAAAGGCCGTGTCGGATGACAAGGCGCGCCATCAGGATGAGTCCGAGGACTGA
- the folP gene encoding dihydropteroate synthase, whose protein sequence is MTKTMDFGGRRLDLNQPHVMGILNITPDSFSDGGQLFAGGVNLDAVLHRAATMVDEGASFLDVGGESTRPGAAPVSVQQELDRVLPVVEALAGRFDVVVSVDTSTPEVMSAAAGLGAGLINDVRALGRPGALAAAAGTGLPVCLMHMQGQPDTMQRAPQYHDAVAEVQDFLSRRHQACVEAGIGAGNVLFDPGFGFGKTLEHNLALFRALPAFATRAPVLVGVSRKTMIGQLCNRDVGQRLAGGLAFAMLALQAGASILRVHDVAETMDTVKVWRACGQAKH, encoded by the coding sequence ATGACAAAGACAATGGATTTTGGTGGCCGCAGGCTCGACCTGAATCAACCGCACGTCATGGGAATTCTCAACATAACGCCGGACTCCTTCAGCGACGGCGGCCAGCTGTTTGCTGGCGGCGTTAACCTGGATGCCGTATTGCATCGGGCGGCAACAATGGTAGATGAAGGCGCGAGTTTTCTGGATGTGGGCGGTGAGTCTACCCGTCCGGGTGCTGCCCCCGTTTCCGTGCAGCAGGAGTTGGACCGGGTGCTGCCGGTGGTTGAGGCTCTGGCCGGGCGATTTGATGTGGTGGTATCCGTGGACACCAGTACGCCGGAAGTGATGAGCGCTGCGGCCGGTCTGGGCGCCGGTTTGATTAACGACGTGCGGGCGCTCGGCCGCCCGGGCGCACTGGCGGCCGCCGCCGGGACCGGGTTGCCCGTGTGCCTGATGCACATGCAGGGTCAGCCGGATACCATGCAGCGCGCACCTCAATACCATGATGCAGTAGCGGAGGTGCAGGATTTTCTCTCCCGGCGTCATCAGGCGTGTGTGGAGGCGGGGATCGGGGCCGGCAATGTGCTGTTTGATCCGGGCTTTGGCTTTGGCAAAACGCTGGAGCACAATCTTGCGCTGTTCAGAGCGCTGCCGGCGTTTGCCACGCGGGCGCCGGTGCTGGTCGGCGTATCGCGCAAGACCATGATAGGGCAGTTGTGCAACCGCGACGTGGGGCAACGCCTGGCGGGCGGCCTGGCGTTCGCGATGTTGGCATTGCAGGCGGGCGCCAGTATCTTGCGCGTGCACGATGTGGCTGAAACCATGGATACCGTCAAAGTCTGGCGGGCCTGCGGCCAGGCTAAGCATTAG
- the glmM gene encoding phosphoglucosamine mutase gives MSRKYFGTDGIRGAVGEFPITPDFMLKLGWAAGHVLGERFDGPKQILIGKDTRISGYMFESALQAGLINAGVDVGLLGPMPTPAIAYLTRTFQAQAGIVISASHNAFGDNGIKFFSGTGTKLPDSVEQKIEAMLDEPMYTSERLGKARRIGDAAGRYIEFCKGTLPWGFSLQGLKIVVDCANGATYHVAPDVFRELGAKVVPIANEPNGTNINRACGSTKPDVLREKVMELGADLGIAFDGDGDRVMFVDHRGQLVDGDELLFIIAAHRREQGRDCPGVVGTLMSNFGFELGLKDLGMQLVRAKVGDRYVIEAMRDNGWDLGGESSGHIICGDLTTTGDGVVAALQVLLAMVSTGKGLHELKSVMSKFPQTMINVRLKDKAALDDNPRILSAVAEVEAALAGKGRVLLRPSGTEPVVRVMVEGDDAVVVKRLAGELADVVKEAVGA, from the coding sequence ATGAGCCGTAAATATTTTGGCACCGATGGCATCCGTGGTGCCGTCGGGGAATTCCCCATTACCCCCGATTTCATGCTCAAGCTGGGTTGGGCGGCGGGCCACGTGCTGGGCGAGCGCTTTGACGGACCCAAGCAAATCCTGATTGGTAAAGACACCCGCATCAGCGGCTATATGTTTGAGTCGGCCCTGCAGGCAGGGTTGATCAATGCCGGCGTGGACGTGGGGTTGTTAGGCCCTATGCCGACGCCCGCCATCGCTTACCTGACCCGCACCTTCCAGGCGCAGGCCGGGATTGTGATCAGTGCTTCGCACAACGCCTTTGGCGACAACGGCATCAAGTTTTTCAGCGGTACCGGCACCAAGCTGCCCGACAGTGTCGAGCAGAAAATCGAAGCCATGCTGGATGAACCCATGTACACCTCCGAGCGGCTTGGCAAAGCCCGCCGCATCGGCGATGCCGCCGGCCGCTATATTGAATTCTGTAAAGGCACCTTGCCTTGGGGTTTCAGCCTGCAGGGTCTCAAGATTGTAGTGGATTGCGCCAATGGTGCGACCTATCACGTAGCCCCGGACGTGTTCCGCGAATTGGGTGCGAAAGTAGTGCCCATTGCCAATGAGCCCAACGGCACCAATATCAATCGGGCTTGCGGCTCTACCAAGCCGGATGTGCTACGCGAAAAAGTCATGGAGCTGGGAGCCGATCTGGGTATTGCCTTTGACGGTGACGGCGACCGTGTCATGTTCGTGGATCATCGTGGTCAGCTGGTCGATGGCGACGAACTGCTGTTCATCATTGCTGCGCACCGCCGTGAACAGGGGCGCGATTGCCCCGGTGTGGTGGGTACGCTGATGAGCAATTTCGGTTTTGAGTTGGGTCTGAAAGACCTCGGCATGCAGCTGGTGCGTGCAAAAGTCGGCGACCGTTACGTGATCGAGGCTATGCGCGACAATGGTTGGGATCTTGGCGGTGAGAGCTCAGGCCACATAATTTGTGGTGACCTGACCACCACCGGCGATGGCGTGGTGGCGGCTTTGCAGGTGCTGCTCGCCATGGTGTCTACCGGTAAAGGGCTGCACGAGCTCAAGTCCGTCATGAGCAAATTCCCGCAAACCATGATCAATGTGCGTTTAAAAGATAAGGCCGCGCTCGACGATAATCCGCGCATCCTGTCCGCCGTGGCCGAAGTGGAGGCAGCACTGGCGGGCAAGGGGCGGGTACTGTTGCGTCCCTCCGGCACAGAGCCGGTGGTCCGTGTGATGGTGGAGGGCGATGACGCCGTGGTGGTAAAACGCCTGGCGGGTGAGCTGGCGGACGTGGTGAAAGAAGCCGTTGGCGCCTGA